One window of the Triticum dicoccoides isolate Atlit2015 ecotype Zavitan chromosome 3B, WEW_v2.0, whole genome shotgun sequence genome contains the following:
- the LOC119275303 gene encoding serine/arginine-rich splicing factor RS2Z32-like, protein MPRYDERDRYGGNTRLYVGRLPSRTRTRDLEDLFGRYGRVRHVDMKHEFAFVEFSDPRDADEARYNLDGRDFDGSRMIVEFAKGVPRGQGGGGDRDRGRGGDREYMGRGPPPGSGRCFNCGIDGHWARDCKAGDWKNRCYRCGDSGHIERDCQNSPKNLKRGKSYSRSPSPRRGRVRDRSYSRSRSRSYSRSVSPRRDERRSRSPRDSRSPRRSPRDSRSPRRSPRDSRSPMKSPRGSRSPMRSPRDSRSPRRSASPVKGRARSPTPPGSRSPAPRENSRSPMKADSPNNMSPAANGRSPSPRDGEDNGNHRAPSGSASPGGG, encoded by the exons ATGCCTCGCTACGATGAGCGTGATCGTTATGGCGGCAACACAAGGCTGTACGTGGGTCGTCTTCCGTCGCGCACCCGCACAAGGGACCTTGAAGACCTCTTCGGCAGATATGGGAG AGTGCGACATGTGGATATGAAGCACGAGTTTGCATTTGTT GAGTTTAGTGATCCCAGGGATGCTGATGAAGCAAGGTACAACCTTGATGGTCGTGACTTTGATGGAAGCCGCATGATTGTTGAGTTTGCTAAAGGG GTTCCgcgtggccaaggaggaggaggtgaccgtgACCGTGGCCGTGGTGGTGACCGTGAATATATGGGTCGGGGACCTCCTcctggttctggccgttgctttaaCTGTGGGATTGATGGGCATTGGGCTCGTGACTGCAAAGCTGGCGACTGGAAAAATAGGTGCTATCGTTGTGGAGATAGTGGCCACATAGAAAGAGATTGCCAGAACAGCCCTAAGAACCTCAA GCGTGGAAAGAGTTACTCCAGATCTCCATCTCCTCGCCGCGGAAGGGTGCGTGATAGGAGCTACAGCAGGAGCCGCAGTAGGAGCTACAG CCGCTCTGTTTCCCCAAGGAGGGATGAAAGGCGATCAAGGAGTCCCCGGGACAGTCGCAGCCCAAGGAGGAGCCCCCGTGACAGTCGCAGCCCAAGGAGGAGCCCCCGAGACAGTCGCAGCCCTATGAAGAGCCCCCGTGGCAGTCGCAGCCCTATGAGGAGCCCCCGTGACAGCCGCAGCCCTAGGAGGAGCGCTTCACCTGTCAAGGGGAGGGCCCGGAGCCCCACCCCTCCTGGCAGCAGGAGCCCTGCACCAAGGGAAAACAGCAGGAGCCCAATGAAGGCTGACAGCCCTAATAACATGAGCCCAGCTGCAAATGGTCGTAGCCCGAGCCCCAGGGATGGTGAAGACAATGGCAACCACCGCGCACCCAGTGGAAGTGCCTCACCTGGTGGAGGTTGA